In Planctomycetia bacterium, one DNA window encodes the following:
- a CDS encoding serine/threonine protein kinase, which translates to MAFAFSQGDRPLPGYTILRGVGRGGFGEVYYATSDGGKEVALKYLRENPAVELRGVQHCLNLKSPYLVGIHDIRQNTDGDYFVVMEFVNGPSLRDLLNDAPSGLGPQKAAYLTREIGKGLAYLHDRGIVHRDLKPGNIFYEDGFVKIGDYGLAKMMAASQHSGQTVSVGTVHYMAPEVGSGNYDRTIDIYALGVMLYEMLLGRVPFAGATMGEVLMKHLTAQPAVDDLPAPFPDVIRKALAKDPKDRYQTVGELIADLFSVASLDESVAAFEPASLSQAARRVAQDINATLSASPRPGGVAVVGAGSSNVGGPLPPPIIPRTGRTSDRFGESPKVGSRLPRLAERLTGRLIGNAARKYIDHTAPRGSPVEKLVVALLIACGLSIGISFVTPERGGSQVVASTIIFTEMLAVVQGVWLGTWLGYGRLNAQGAFIPRVLMAAFAWIAMMGNSAMWGGLDNWARAMVPVMLFCDWDGRLYVGRRGVVSLGSAFYAGICGLICGAIFTNHDAATIGGIAAAASLTLQAVAGMFPMSQGEVIPAAIAGSNSYAQEGLETASEAPVAGANDSLRPFVAVEMGTGDDGGSKNRRATWKIGGDDPNAAPLQHESAVEEHRASQIPRSSGVRALWLLCAGVLQCTAILCFAAQAFMPEMRGDDQAISVLCGIVAENGFLFALTRALRKYRIGLWRGVIRPGIFFLGTATASSAGAAMGLLKLDGESQFIALGFLLFGAMISLFVWFIPSPPPLTAAPPQTRDEAFRRNRLASRLKFAGVAGLVLTGVLLTIFGITLSGNDMEDIAPPTCIPLGIGSVGMIVAGFWKGRDRREPAQKIELPIKRVFDVDSSVPLSSIMERHMALLGYQLENRSELLWCFARGQWMSHLWQSDIQKWKTRVNIAAYRLDNGDHRVTCRLDLEADFNQPSQKMLTLLKDELVDLQRILNGRDAISPFGVEARA; encoded by the coding sequence ATGGCCTTTGCATTCAGTCAGGGTGATCGACCGCTGCCGGGATACACAATCCTGCGCGGGGTCGGCCGCGGCGGCTTCGGCGAGGTCTATTACGCCACGAGCGACGGCGGCAAGGAAGTCGCGCTGAAGTACCTGCGCGAGAACCCGGCCGTGGAGCTGCGCGGCGTCCAGCACTGCCTGAATCTCAAAAGCCCCTACCTCGTCGGGATTCACGACATTCGTCAGAACACAGACGGCGATTACTTCGTCGTGATGGAATTCGTCAACGGTCCATCGCTGCGCGATTTGCTGAACGACGCCCCCAGTGGCCTGGGGCCGCAGAAGGCCGCCTACCTGACGCGGGAAATCGGAAAGGGCCTGGCGTATCTGCATGACCGCGGCATCGTTCATCGCGATCTCAAGCCCGGCAACATCTTCTACGAAGACGGCTTCGTTAAAATCGGCGACTACGGTCTGGCGAAGATGATGGCCGCCAGCCAGCATTCCGGTCAGACCGTTTCGGTCGGCACCGTGCACTATATGGCGCCGGAGGTCGGCAGCGGCAACTACGATCGCACGATTGATATCTACGCGCTCGGCGTCATGTTGTACGAGATGCTCCTGGGCCGCGTGCCGTTCGCCGGGGCCACGATGGGAGAAGTGCTGATGAAGCACCTCACTGCGCAGCCCGCAGTCGACGATCTTCCTGCCCCATTCCCTGATGTCATTCGTAAGGCACTCGCCAAGGACCCCAAGGACCGCTACCAGACCGTCGGGGAATTGATCGCCGATCTGTTCAGCGTCGCCTCGCTTGATGAATCCGTCGCCGCGTTTGAACCGGCCAGTCTTTCGCAGGCCGCGCGCCGCGTCGCGCAGGACATCAACGCAACCCTGTCCGCATCGCCCCGGCCCGGCGGCGTCGCCGTCGTCGGTGCAGGCAGCAGCAACGTCGGCGGACCCTTGCCGCCGCCCATCATTCCCCGCACCGGGCGCACGTCCGATCGCTTTGGCGAGTCGCCGAAGGTTGGCAGCCGCCTGCCGCGCCTCGCGGAGCGGTTGACGGGCCGGCTCATCGGCAACGCCGCGCGGAAATACATCGACCACACAGCGCCGCGCGGCAGCCCGGTCGAGAAGCTCGTTGTCGCCCTATTGATCGCGTGCGGCCTTTCGATCGGCATCAGCTTCGTCACGCCGGAACGAGGCGGTTCGCAGGTCGTCGCTTCAACGATCATCTTCACGGAGATGCTCGCCGTCGTTCAGGGTGTCTGGCTGGGCACATGGCTCGGTTATGGTCGCCTCAACGCACAAGGAGCATTTATCCCCCGCGTGCTGATGGCAGCGTTCGCGTGGATCGCCATGATGGGCAACAGCGCGATGTGGGGCGGGCTGGACAACTGGGCGCGGGCCATGGTGCCGGTCATGCTCTTTTGTGACTGGGACGGGCGGCTCTACGTCGGCCGGCGCGGCGTGGTGTCACTCGGCTCGGCCTTCTATGCCGGCATCTGCGGCCTGATCTGCGGCGCGATCTTCACGAACCACGACGCAGCGACGATCGGCGGCATCGCGGCGGCGGCCTCGCTCACGCTTCAGGCGGTCGCTGGCATGTTTCCAATGTCCCAGGGTGAAGTGATTCCGGCAGCCATCGCGGGATCAAACTCCTACGCGCAGGAGGGATTGGAAACCGCGTCCGAAGCGCCAGTTGCCGGTGCGAACGATTCACTCCGCCCCTTTGTCGCCGTGGAAATGGGGACCGGCGATGACGGCGGCAGCAAGAACCGCCGTGCCACATGGAAGATCGGCGGCGACGATCCGAACGCGGCGCCGTTGCAACATGAGTCTGCCGTGGAAGAACATCGGGCATCGCAGATTCCGCGGAGCAGCGGAGTCCGCGCCCTGTGGCTTCTCTGTGCGGGAGTCCTGCAATGCACGGCAATTCTCTGTTTCGCCGCGCAGGCCTTCATGCCCGAGATGAGAGGCGATGACCAGGCGATTTCCGTCCTCTGCGGCATCGTCGCGGAGAACGGTTTCCTCTTCGCACTGACTCGCGCCCTTCGAAAGTATCGCATCGGCCTTTGGCGCGGCGTCATCCGACCCGGCATCTTTTTCCTCGGCACAGCCACCGCTTCATCGGCCGGTGCGGCCATGGGATTGCTCAAGCTCGACGGCGAATCGCAATTCATCGCTCTGGGCTTTTTGCTCTTTGGCGCCATGATCTCGCTCTTTGTCTGGTTTATCCCGTCGCCGCCGCCGCTGACCGCCGCGCCGCCCCAGACGCGCGATGAGGCATTCCGCCGGAATCGACTCGCCAGCCGGCTCAAGTTCGCCGGCGTCGCAGGACTGGTCCTGACCGGCGTCCTCCTGACGATCTTCGGAATCACGCTTAGCGGCAACGACATGGAAGACATCGCCCCGCCGACCTGCATCCCGCTCGGAATAGGCTCGGTCGGCATGATTGTCGCGGGATTCTGGAAGGGCCGCGATCGACGTGAGCCGGCGCAGAAGATCGAACTTCCCATCAAGCGCGTCTTTGACGTTGATTCATCCGTGCCGCTCTCGTCCATCATGGAACGCCACATGGCGCTGCTGGGGTATCAGCTTGAGAACCGCTCCGAACTGCTCTGGTGCTTTGCGCGCGGCCAGTGGATGTCGCATCTTTGGCAATCCGACATTCAGAAATGGAAGACGCGCGTCAACATCGCAGCCTACCGGCTGGACAACGGAGACCACCGCGTCACTTGCCGGCTTGACCTCGAAGCCGACTTCAACCAGCCCAGCCAGAAGATGCTCACCCTCCTCAAGGACGAGTTGGTCGACTTGCAGCGGATCCTCAATGGGCGCGACGCGATCTCGCCCTTCGGGGTGGAGGCGCGCGCATGA